The Apium graveolens cultivar Ventura chromosome 6, ASM990537v1, whole genome shotgun sequence genome contains a region encoding:
- the LOC141664354 gene encoding cytochrome b561 and DOMON domain-containing protein At3g61750-like: protein MALLINSRMITSALLTLLLVFVLASWELISVVGAEENSNGVSAAAGVEGLCSIDLSTFLPLPYSNMPNMICKPVWNTFLLRYSRAKDDTMTIVLSATYTSGWVGIGFSKDGMMLNSSAMVGWISENGFSRIKQYFLAGFTPSEIKPDKGELPLTNVPPFVTVNGATIYLAFQLSLASSSSQARQAILLAFGSRYPLHHRLTLHNDKTVIYMDFSAGKEDSRPVSTVPSNIFSTRKTHGVLALLGWGLVLPVGAIVARYLRHMDPLWYYFHVVLQFTGFLIVVAAVAVGRLLYGRLHANVPAHRGIGFFALVLSILQVLAFFVRPHMDSKKRLYWNLYHQWCGRIALLFGALNIVLGIHYANAGNEWKIGYGFLLGTVLLSCIVLEALSWKKRSRKLPPPPPQEFEINSF, encoded by the exons ATGGCATTGCTAATTAATTCAAGAATGATAACTTCTGCGTTGCTAACTTTGCTATTAGTGTTTGTTCTTGCGTCGTGGGAGCTGATTAGTGTCGTGGGAGCAGAGGAGAATAGTAACGGTGTTAGTGCAGCAGCTGGAGTTGAGGGGCTTTGTAGCATCGATTTAAGCACCTTTCTTCCCCTTCCGTACAGTAATATGCCAAACATGATCTGCAAACCTGTATGGAATACATTTCTGCTCCGA TACTCTAGAGCAAAAGATGATACAATGACCATTGTTTTATCTGCGACATACACTTCTGGATGGGTTGGAATTGGATTTTCAAAAGATGGAATGATGCTCAATTCCAGTGCAATGGTGGGATGGATTAGTGAAAATGGTTTTTCAAGAATCAAGCAGTATTTTCTAGCTGGATTTACACCTTCAGAAATCAAACCGGATAAAGGTGAATTGCCTCTAACAAATGTCCCACCATTTGTGACTGTTAATGGGGCAACCATTTACCTGGCGTTTCAGCTCAGTTTAGCCTCCTCATCTTCTCAAGCCAGGCAAGCAATTCTATTGGCTTTTGGTTCCAGATATCCACTCCACCATCGCCTGACTCTTCATAACGACAAAACAGTCATTTATATGGACTTCTCTGCAG GTAAAGAAGACTCCAGACCCGTCTCCACTGTGCCTAGTAACATTTTCAGTACACGAAAGACTCATGGAGTGTTGGCCTTACTTGGCTGGGGTCTAGTTCTTCCTGTAGGAGCAATTGTTGCAAGATACCTTAGGCACATGGATCCTTTATGGTATTATTTTCATGTAGTCCTTCAATTCACGGGATTTCTTATCGTAGTTGCTGCCGTTGCTGTTGGAAGGTTACTCTACGGAAGACTCCACGCAAATGTACCAGCACATAGAGGCATTGGATTCTTTGCTCTTGTCCTAAGCATCCTCCAG GTGTTAGCATTCTTTGTAAGACCACACATGGACAGCAAGAAACGATTGTACTGGAATTTGTACCACCAGTGGTGTGGAAGGATTGCTCTGTTGTTCGGAGCATTGAATATAGTATTGGGAATTCATTATGCAAATGCAGGGAATGAATGGAAAATAGGCTATGGATTTCTTCTTGGCACAGTTTTACTTTCATGTATTGTCCTAGAAGCTTTATCATGGAAAAAAAGGTCGCGTAAACTGCCTCCCCCTCCACCTCAGGAATTCGAAATCAATTCATTTTAG